The Limnospira fusiformis SAG 85.79 genomic interval TCAAAAATGGCCCCCGACGTTGGATGACTAGCGGCGGTTTAGGGACTATGGGTTACGGTTTACCTGCTGCTGTGGGGGTTAAGGTGGCTCATCCTCATGATACGGTTATCTGTATTAGCGGTGATGGTAGTTTCCAAATGAATATGCAAGAATTGGGAACTATTGCTCAGTATGGTATTGGGGTTAAGGTGATTATTCTCAATAATGGCTGGTTGGGAATGGTGCGCCAGTGGCAACATATGTTTTATAATGACCGCTATGAGGCTACTAACCTGGAAGATGGAACCCCAGAATTTGCCCGGTTAGCTGATGTTTATGGCATTGAGGCTATGACAGTCCGCCAACGGGAAGATTTACCAAAGGCGATCGCTAAAGCTCTATCTCACAAGGGTCCGATGATCCTAGATGTTCGGGTTACCCGTGATGAGGACTGTTACCCGATGGTAGCCCCCGGTCACGATAACAGCGACATGATGGGTTTATCCAGTTAGTTGCTCTAACCCCTCACCCCCCCTTAGTGCTTTATGGGGGGGTATTCTGTCTGAGAGCAAATCTTACATTAACCTTAAAAAACGCCATATTGATTTACAAAAATTCGCAAAAATTAATAATGTTTTGTTTGATTAACTAGGTGTAAAATTGGTGACAAAATATCCTAAATTAAAAGGTAGTTCACTCTCAATCCCTAACCGGAAGTATCTATCCTAATATGAGCCGGAGACTAAGGGAAACTGAGAGCAGCAAAGTCCCACGGTATCCCGGTTGTGAATTGTTGAAAAAATATTAAGTTTCCGAGAGATGATTTCTCGTTCAAAAAATCACAATTGCCACCGTGTTATAATGATTGATTTATCCGGTTTCAGGAGAGCGTCAGATGACAAATAATGTTGCATCAGAAAATCGTAATGTCGCGATTGTCGGCCCCTATTTGAGTGGCAAAACAGCGCTGCTAGAAAGTCTGCTGTTTGCGACGGGAACGATTACCCGTAAAGGTACGGCTAAAGAAGGCAATCGGATCGGGGATAGCGTAGCTGAGGCTCGCGATCGCAATATGAGTGTAGAAATCAATGCCGCTTATACTGAATATGGCGGCATTAACTTTACCTTCCTCGACTGTCCAGGTTCGGTAGAATTTGCCCAAGAAACCTATAACGCCCTGATGGGTGCAGGATTAGCAATAGTGGTTTGTGAACCGGAACCATTACGCATCCTCACCCTATCCCCGTTATTCAAATTTTTGGATGATTGGGAAATTCCCCATATTGTGTTCATTAATAAAATGGATCGGGCTTTCTCTGATGAAGAAGGCTGCACCCTCAACTTTTTAGAGTTATTAAATGCCCTGAAAACTGTATCGAGTCGCCCCATAGTTCCCCAAGAATATCCGATCGCCAAAGGTTCAGAATTAATTGGTTTTATCGATTTGGTCACAGAACAAGCCTATAACTACCATCCTGGTGCCGCCTCAGATCCGGTTCCCATGCCGGAAGAACTAAAAGACCTGGAACACGCCGCCCGCCAGGAGATGTTAGAACAATTATCTAACTTTGATGATCACCTTTTGGAAGAACTTCTCGAAGAAATTGAACCGCCCACGGAGGAAATTGTCAAAGACCTAAAAATGGAATTGGGCGCGGATTTGATTGTTCCCGTATTTTTCGGAGCGGCTGAATTAGAATATGGAGTGCGATCGCTTCTTGATGCCCTAGTCCGAGAAGCCCCAGAACCCAGCTTAACCGCCGAACGTCGGGGACTCAAAGGAACCAGCGATATCCCGATCGCCCAAGTCCTGAAAACCTTTTACACCCCCCAAGGTGGTAAACTCTCCCTAGTGCGAGTCTGGCAGGGAGAACTTACCGAGGGCATTGTTCTTAATGGTATACGCGCAGCCGGAATGTACCGTCTGCTGGGACAACAAACCCAGGGCGTGCAAGTTGCCAAAACCGGGGAAATTGTCGCCTTGGCGCGTATGGAAGGCATCAAAACCGGGGATACTTTGACCGCTCAACCCGATCGCCTCAAAGCACCGTTACCGAAAGCCCAGGTTTTGCCACCAGTATTGGCATTTGCGATCGCCCCAGAAAATCGCAAAGATGAAGTAAAACTCAGCGCCGCCCTCACCAAAATGATCGAGGAAGATCCCTCTCTAACTTGGGAACAAAACACCGACACTCACCAGGTTATCCTCTGGGGACAGGGAGAAATTCACCTAAAAGTAACCCTCGATCGCCTACGCCGCAAGTACAACTTACCCATAGTTACCTCGCCGCCTCAAATTCCCTATAAAGAAACGATCCGTTCTAATACCAACTCCCACGGGCGCTACAAACACCAAAGCGGCGGACATGGACAATTTGGTGATGTTTATTTAGATATTACCCCCTTACCTCGCGGTGAAGGTTTTAACTTTAGTGAAACCATTGTCGGCGGCGCGGTGCCAAAACAATACATTCCCGGCGTGGAAATGGGCGTGCGAGAATACCTCCAACAAGGTCCCCTAGGGTTCCCCGTCGTTGATGTTTCTGTCACCCTGACTAATGGTTCCTATCACTCTGTGGATAGTTCCGAACAGGCTTTTAAACAAGCCGCCAGGCTGGCTATGCAAACGGGTATGGCTAAATGTAACCCCACTTTGCTTGAACCTATTGTTACGGTGGAAGTATGCGCCCCTAATGACTTTACCTCTCAACTGTTCCAATTGATTACTACTCGCCGTGGTCAAATTTTGGGCTATGAACCTGTGGCTGACTGGAAAGGTTGGGATCAGGTGTCGGCTTATTTACCACAGGCGGAAATGCAAGATCTGATTGTAGAATTGCGATCGCTAACTATGGGGGTCGGTTACTTTAACTGGAAATTTGACCATTTACAGGAAGTCCCCGAACAACTAGCCCAAAGAGTTTTAGCTACTGTTGCTGATGATAGCAATGGCGGCGGAAATAGCAAATCCAAAAATTAACTCATTGTAGCCCCCAGCCTTTAACCCAAGGGACGATCTACTGATCGTCCTTTTTCGCAGGTCTAGGGTTATTCACTCCCCTATACCTGACACCTGTTCTAATTGGCTGTATGATCAAACGTTACCTTTGTGAACAGCCACCTTACCATATCTTCACCCATGGAAGTTTTTCTTACTCTGTCTATAGTTGTTCTCGCCCTGATTAGTTTTATAGTTGAATGGCTACCGGTAGATTTAACGGCGATCGCTGTTACAGTTTTATTAATGTTCCTGGGTTTAGTCACTCCCGAACAGGGAATTTCTGGCTTTGGCAATTCAGCCACCATTACCGTTATGGCTATGTTTATCCTCAGCGCCGGAATTACCCGCACCGGAGTCATTCAAATTATACGCGATCGACTAATTAAATGGGGAGGAAACGGCATCAATCAACAGCTTTTTGTGATGGTTGGCTTAGTCGCACCCATTTCAGCCTTTATTAATAATACCGCCGTTATCGCTATTTTTCTACCCATCATCGAAGATTGGTGTAAACAGCAAAAAAACTCACCCTCTCAATTCCTGATTCCTCTTTCTTACGCTTCAATTCTAGGGGGAATGATTACCGTAATTGGCACATCAACTAATATCCTCGCTGGTGGCATCTCTGAACAATTAGGTTATGAGAACTTTCATATTTTCCAATTTACCAGTGTCGGATTATTAACCTTTATCATTGGTTTATTATACATTTCCTTCGTTGCCCCCAAACTTCTACCCAAACGAGAATCACGCATGAATAGTGGCATCGATAACAGCTATGATTTGCAGGAATATCTCAGCGAAGTAGTCGTCACTAATACATCCAGCTTAGTCGGACAAACCCTCCGCCAAAGTGAAATTCAACGCAAATTTGACCTAGACGTATTAGAGTTAGTTCGCAACAAAATTCACCTCCCCCAACCCGTAGCCGATAAAGTCTTAAAACCCGGAGATATTCTGATTATTCGTAGCACCCGTGAAGATTTACTCAAAATTAAAAACGAAAGAGGTTTAGATCTTTTACCTGATGTCAAATTTAGGGAACAATCCCTAGAAACAGTCCTGAGTTCTGGAGAAGAAAAAATCGCCGAAGTCTTGATTTTATCCAACTCCCGTCTAATTGGTACTACCCTCAAAGATTTACGCTTTAGACAGCGGTATAATGTCACCGTATTAGCCATACGTCGCGGTGCCGAATTAGTCCAAGGACGCTTAGGAAAAATCAAACTCAGATTTGGTGACTTATTATTAGTCCAAGGCCCAAAACAGAGTTTTATTGGTTTACAAACCACTAGGGAACTGTTAGTCTTAGAAGAGAGAGAGCTCGAAAACTTACGCACCGATAAAGCTGCGATCGCCATTGGCATTACTTTAGGCGTAATTGCACTAGCAGCCTTTAACATAGTTCCCATTTTAGTTAGTGCTTTAGCCGGAGTGATTTTGATGGTCGCCACTGGATGTCTAAAACCCGGTGAAATGTATGGTGCTGTTCGTTGGGATGTAATTTTTCTATTAGCCGGATTAATTCCCCTAGGAATTGCTATGGAAAATTCCGGCGCAACTGAATGGCTGGCTAATAATTTAGTGTCTGTCGGGGGTCATCTTTCCGGGTATTGGGTGTTAACATTTTTCTTTATCATCACAGTTTTATTAACAGAAATTC includes:
- a CDS encoding elongation factor G codes for the protein MTNNVASENRNVAIVGPYLSGKTALLESLLFATGTITRKGTAKEGNRIGDSVAEARDRNMSVEINAAYTEYGGINFTFLDCPGSVEFAQETYNALMGAGLAIVVCEPEPLRILTLSPLFKFLDDWEIPHIVFINKMDRAFSDEEGCTLNFLELLNALKTVSSRPIVPQEYPIAKGSELIGFIDLVTEQAYNYHPGAASDPVPMPEELKDLEHAARQEMLEQLSNFDDHLLEELLEEIEPPTEEIVKDLKMELGADLIVPVFFGAAELEYGVRSLLDALVREAPEPSLTAERRGLKGTSDIPIAQVLKTFYTPQGGKLSLVRVWQGELTEGIVLNGIRAAGMYRLLGQQTQGVQVAKTGEIVALARMEGIKTGDTLTAQPDRLKAPLPKAQVLPPVLAFAIAPENRKDEVKLSAALTKMIEEDPSLTWEQNTDTHQVILWGQGEIHLKVTLDRLRRKYNLPIVTSPPQIPYKETIRSNTNSHGRYKHQSGGHGQFGDVYLDITPLPRGEGFNFSETIVGGAVPKQYIPGVEMGVREYLQQGPLGFPVVDVSVTLTNGSYHSVDSSEQAFKQAARLAMQTGMAKCNPTLLEPIVTVEVCAPNDFTSQLFQLITTRRGQILGYEPVADWKGWDQVSAYLPQAEMQDLIVELRSLTMGVGYFNWKFDHLQEVPEQLAQRVLATVADDSNGGGNSKSKN
- a CDS encoding SLC13 family permease translates to MEVFLTLSIVVLALISFIVEWLPVDLTAIAVTVLLMFLGLVTPEQGISGFGNSATITVMAMFILSAGITRTGVIQIIRDRLIKWGGNGINQQLFVMVGLVAPISAFINNTAVIAIFLPIIEDWCKQQKNSPSQFLIPLSYASILGGMITVIGTSTNILAGGISEQLGYENFHIFQFTSVGLLTFIIGLLYISFVAPKLLPKRESRMNSGIDNSYDLQEYLSEVVVTNTSSLVGQTLRQSEIQRKFDLDVLELVRNKIHLPQPVADKVLKPGDILIIRSTREDLLKIKNERGLDLLPDVKFREQSLETVLSSGEEKIAEVLILSNSRLIGTTLKDLRFRQRYNVTVLAIRRGAELVQGRLGKIKLRFGDLLLVQGPKQSFIGLQTTRELLVLEERELENLRTDKAAIAIGITLGVIALAAFNIVPILVSALAGVILMVATGCLKPGEMYGAVRWDVIFLLAGLIPLGIAMENSGATEWLANNLVSVGGHLSGYWVLTFFFIITVLLTEILSNNATVVLMIPIAVRVAETLQLNPYAFMFAVTLAASCSFMTPIGYQTNTMVYSPGGYKFSDFTRVGFLLTLLMTIAVPSLVILFYGLYPS